The genomic interval gaagtggatggatggtttgaggccaggagttcaagaccagtgtgggcaacatagccagaccccatctctacaaaaatataaaataaaataaaataaaatgaaagagagagaactaTAATGAAATGTATGACAAAGTGCTAACTACTGGTTAACTTAAGTAAATGGTATACAGGATTTTACTGTAATATTCTTGCAAATTTTCTGTGGGTTTAAGATTccacaaaatacaaatattgggaaaaaacaaaacatagaaaaatgatGGAGCAatgtgaagtggctcatgcctgtaatctcagcattttgggaggccaagacaggaggactgcttgagcccaggagttgaagaccagcctggacaacacagcaagacccccatctccatttttaaaaggcataggAAAATGACGGAAGAAAATACGACAAAATGGTAAAAGTGGTTATTACAGGCACTATTAATTTTCTCCTTTatggttttctgtattttaaaattgtttataatgaacttatatttattattctaaattcagaaaaaaaatttagaggagAGAAAAACCACtcaattttccccatttttctttttcaatgttcTATGTCAATCTCAATAAACTGACATGACAACAGGTGGATCGTGAAAGAGGCAGAGGCAACTGCTGATGTTTAGATGTGGCACCTTCTGAAGTGTTTGGGTAAGTGCTGTTACTATCCATAGCATGCATTTTGGAACAACCCTCAACTCTGTTGTGAATGTGTTTTGAGGTAGGTGTCCCATCTAGGTTGTGTTTCCCTGGGAATCTAAGCAATGGTTGTAGATGTGGTCTAATTCCCTGAGCAAAGATGTTCTGGGCATGACCTATAAGAATTCTGAAGActtgctgggtgaggtggctcacacctgtaatcccagcactttgggaggatgagatgggtggattacctgaggtcaggagtttgagaccagcctggtctacatagcgaaaccgtgtctctactaaaaaaaacacaaaaattaaccaggtgtggtattgtgtgcctgtggtcccagctactcaggagattgaggcaagagaatcacttgaatctgggaagtggaggttacagtgagctgaaatcgcgccactgcactccagcctgggcaacagagtgagactccatctgaaataataataataataataaaaataaatgctgaataCTTGCAGAGAATAAGATTAGGGTGAATTACTTATTGAAACCTATGACCTGAGCAAACTTGAGCCCAACAATCCCCTGATACTTCCCCCAAATTACTTCACTTTCAGCCTACAGGAACCCTGAGACATTGAGGATTTTGGCCAATTGAAAAAACAGACATCTGCATTCCACAGAGAGGGGAGGGCAGCCATTGTCGTGCTGTCACTGCTGCTGTTTTTGCCTGACatctcccagcccagccccaaagctattgtgtgtgtgttggaggacACATGGGTCCAGGAAAGTAGAAGAATTAGGAGCGCTGCTCTCCCTGGTTAGGGGTTACTGAGGTCATTAATACTCCTTAGCTGTGATGTCAAAGCACACTacaagccgggcgtggtggctcatgcctacactcccaacactttggaaggctaaggtgggtggatcacctgatgtcgggaattcgagaccagcctggccaacatggtgaaaccctgtctctgctaaaaatacaaaaagtagccaggtgtggtggtgcacacctgtaatcccagctacttgggaggccgaggcaggagaattgcttgaacccaggaggcagatgttgtagtgagcgaagattgtgccactgcacatcagcctgggtgacagagtgaaactctatctaaaaagaaaagggagaagagtaCAAAAACAAGGTCCCCAGGCAGAGTCCAGAGTCAGCCGTCTGTAGCTGAACCTGGTGGCATgggtctatagtcccagctactgggagtcTGAAGATGGAGAAGCACTCGAACCCAaggagcttgaggctacagtgagctatgattgcaccactgcactctagtctgtgTGActgagcaggaccctgtctcaaaaaatcaaagaacaaaataaaacaaaaaggacagCCATCTCATACAGCAGGGCAGGCAGGTCTGGAAGTAGCAGGAACCAACTGAGGGAGTCTGGCCCTTCTGTCTCTAACGTGGGCATCATAGACCTTACACACATGTCTCATGTAGGGTGCTGGGCAGACAAAACGGAGAGCAGGAGGAATCCTCACAGCCCCACACCTGTGAGAGATAGATCAAGGGAGGGTCTCTTAagcctttcttctgttttcaaaaAGTCAGCTTATGAAAGAGGTGCCAGTTGTAAAACCACGGACACTGACATCCTGGGGGACATGCAGCCCCTGCAGAGCCTGGTGGTTGTTGATCAGAACCTGCAGCGTAAGTTCCAAGAGGGACTGCGGGGTCTCCACGGCATGGGCCTCTTCTGTGTGTTGTCTGGAGAATAGAGATTAGCCAGGCAGACCTTAAACTCTGGAGACAGTCAGGCAAGAACCTTACCCTACTGACTTACTCACACCCACGGGCTACCTAGGGCAGGAAATGGAGGCCTGACAGGTAGAGTCAGTTGGACCGAATGGGATCATTCCAAATAAACATTCCATTAGTGCGTGGGCAGGCCTAAGCCTGGAGCCTCCCCGTGGGTCTTAAATGTGAGAGAGACACGAGAGAAGGCCAGCCACCAAATGTAAactttgttgcttttgttttcccAATTATTTAACAGATAAACAACAAACAGAAACCTCACCCTTGGCAGATGACTTAGGAGTAGGCCCTAAATAATTGCATTTTTAGCATTTCAcatagcacaattttttttttggaatttttaatgatcaagcaattcttctggtGAATGAAAAATCCCAAGGAGCCAGAAGAgagaatatttgtgttttaaggtgAGATATAATGTGCAAGATAATACATTCAGAAATGCctactctgtttctttcttttttttagatggagtttcactctgtcacccaggctggagtgcaatggcacaatcttggctcactgcaacctctgtctcccgggttcgagtgattctcctgcctcagcctcctgagtagctggtctaattttttttttttttgaaagagtctccctctgtctcccaggctggaatgcaatggcatgatctcagctcaccgtgacctccacctcctgggttcaagcgattctcctgcctcagcctcccaagtagctaggattacaggcatgtgccaccatacctggctaatttcgtatttttggtagagacggggtttctccatgttggtcaggctggtcttgaactcccgacctcaggtgatccaccagcctcggcatcccaaagtgctgggattacgggcgtgagccaccaggcccagccaagaaagttttttttatatCATAAGACTGTGTGATGAATTCCAATAGAGAGAAAAACAATGTTTTGTCTAACCTGTGACAACTGAGAAGTATCAACAGAAACACAAGACTTTGTACCTGGCTCTGGATTCAGACTCTCATgattataaagaaatgaagattatTCTTAAATGTTCTAGgcatttatttaattcaaaagATACCTATTGAATACTTacaatgtgtcaggcactattttAAGCCCTACACACACATTTAAGTTCTTGCAAACACAAACGTCTTAGAGGTGTGTTCTCATCCAAACAGAGGTTTAAGAGATGAGTAAAAGTTAAATTTAGCAATATTAGCTTGTTAAGATGTTCACGAGGTAGGGCGTAAGACAACTCATGAGATCTTTTATGAGATCTcataaacaacaacaagaaatgggataaacaacaacaagaaatggGCCACATATTGGGCTTGGCTTGCTGGAGTTGCTATATAAGGGCTTTCCCGGACAGAAGGCGGCATCAGACCTCTTCATCTCTCCTGAGCCCTCTATCCTCGCTTCTCCTCAGTCCTCTCTACTGACACCATGGGTTGCTGTGGTTGTGGAAGTTGTGGTGGCTGCGGTGGCTGCGGTGGTGGCTGTAgtggtggctgtggtggtggCTGTGGCAGCTGCACCACCTGCAGGTGCTACCGGGTGGGCTGCTGCTCCAGCTGCTGCCCCTGCTGCCGTGGCTGCTGTGGAGGCTGCTGCAGCACACCCGTGATCTGTTGCTGCCGCCGCACCTGCGGCTCGTGTGGCTGTGGCTATGGGAAGGGCTGCTGCCAGCAGAAGGGATGCTGTCAGCGGAAGTGCTGCTGCCAGAAGCAATGCTGCTGCTAGGTGGGAACCCAGCCTCTGGGCAGGTGCTGCAGGCACTCGTGCTGTTGGTGAGACTGCGGGTCTGCAGGTGCCGCAGGGAGGCAGCTTCCTCCGCTTGCTGTGACTTTCCTCCATCCCATCCTGTGTGCTCCCTGCTGTCTCCCTGTCACCTGGACTTCATGGCACTTTTCTGCTTGGTTCTCATCTCTGTAGTTTAAGTAATTCTTTCTATTATTAAGGCAGTCACATGGGCAACTGGTACAAGGTCATTCAAGCACAAAGATGCAGGACATTTTGAGTTTTGAGCTCAGCAAAGCAGGATCATGATTTTGACCGTGCTTTCTTCTTTGAACTCTTTTCTCTCTAGGCATTAGGTCTTCTTGTGTGTTCCACATATGCTCTGTCTTTTCTGTGGCTACAGAGTCTTTTCTAGGTGTtctcctaaaattttcttttttttgtttttaacttttactaaTTCATGATCTTTattttagtgctataattttGATTACATCACCAAAAAATCTTTTTTCCCTTTGGTAGTAACCCATCtatatttttttacttgaaaaaattgatacataatagatgtagcTATTTGGGggggtacatgtaatattttaatatatttacataatgtgtaataatcaaatcagggtaattgggatattaaTCACCTTAAATCTTTCTCTTTTATGCTgggaacattcaaattattctctattAACAGTTTTGAAATGGGTAATAGATTATTGtttactatagtcactctactgaTTTATTGAGCACTAGGTATTGTTCTTCTAACTGtttttttgtattcattaatCAACCATTCTTCATgaaaaatttcataataaaatgcaaAAGTGAACTCTGAACAGTTTCCCTTAGTTTTATTCTTATAGATATTTTTCATTAAACTACCATTAATTATGATTTTCCCTGGGTTGGAGGCCATTGAGGATACACATATAATTATGCCCTTGTGTGGTTTACATTCAATTTATACACAAATAACCACAAACATGAGGTAGAATAATAACGAAAGTGTTTAAAGTTCTATGTTGATGTGTATGTCATGGGCAGGAACAACTCCACTTTGCTGGATGGGGAATGGGTGTAATTCAAAGGAACTCGGATCACTTCAAGaaggaagggacatttgggagtgtGTTTTGAAGAATTAGTAAGGTTTTGACAGGTGGAGGTGGTTGGGGCAGATGTTTTGAGAAGGGCAAAAATGTGAGAATGGAAAAGTTCAAGACATACATGGGACAAATCATGAATTTGACCTATAGTAGGCTAATATAAATAGTTACAAGTCAACAATGACAGGAAGGCTGTCCTAcgatttggaaggctgaggggttAAGAATAACAGCAAGGACAACAGCAACAGTAACTGGCATTCACGTTGCCCTTAAAAGCCAGgtattctggccaggcgtggtggctcatgcctgcaatctcagcactttggtttttgttttgtttgttttttagacagagtctcaatgtctcacccaggctggagtgcagtggcatgatctcggctcactgcaacctctgcctcctgggttcaagcgatactcatgcctcagcctcccgagtagctgggatcacaggcctgcgtcaccacacctgactgatttttgtatttttagtaaagacggggtttcactgtgttggccagagtggtctcgaactcttggcctccagtgatccgcccgcctcagtctcccaaagtgctgggaggatcacttgagcccaggagttcaagaccagtctgggcaacatagtgagacctagtgtctacaaaaaaatacacaaattaactgggcgtgatgATGTGCagctctagtcccagctacttgagagcctgaggtgggaggatcacttgagcctgggaggttgaggctgcagtagccataatagtgccactgtactccagcgtgggtgacagagtgaaaaggGGACAGGCATTCTTCTAAGCACACACATGTGTCATGTTGCACAGAGAGGGAAATGGCACAGAGAAGttattaagtaacttgctcaaagcaCATAACTGCCGCAGGGGGCGCTGCACACACAGCAATGCTATGGGCCAGGGAAGGCTTTTGAGAGGGGACACTTACCTGGACAGCAATGTGCAGAATTAATCGGTTCACGGGGAGAACGGAGCAGTGTCAGCAATCCTGGGCAAAGCAACAAGGGCCCAAGACAACAGCAGAGTGGGAATGGCAAGAGTATTTGTGGGGAGTTAAGGCATAATACAAACCCAACAAATGAGGGGAACGTCTGAGATGACAAAACAGGCAAGATGACAATGGTGATTTAACAATGCTCTGGGACTTCTATTCTTCTTTTCTTAGAGATTTGGGAAATTGTACAAGGTAGTGcagtttattctttatttttattttattttatcttatttttttcaacaaggtcttgctatgttgcccaggctggagtgcagtggcaccatcattaCTGACTaaagtctcaacctcctgggctcaagcgatcctcccaccttggcctcctgagtagctgagatcacaggtgcatgctaccacacttTTTACATTTTGTGATAGAAtcgaggtcttgctgtgttgcccgggctggtctgaAAcagttgggctcaagtgatcctcctgacatgcttggattgcaggtgtgtgccactgtgcatggccccattttaaaattcttatcaaATATGATCAATTAGGTCAGAAACTGGCCATTTCCTTTAAAGTTGTTTGTTTCACTCTGTAAGATGTAGCAGGAAAGGGAGTTGATAATCTAAAAATGCTTTCTAATAAATGTGCATGATAACTCCCTTATATATCACTGATCCTGATCTTGGTGTATTTACTCTATTGCAGATGCAGTGTGAAATGGTTAGTTTGAGAAAAGGCAGATCTGCTTGACTGGCTACATTGGGCTGACCCGAAAAGATCTAGGCTTgaaaaaaaattgccttttttttttttttagatggagtcttatgctgtcgcctaggctggagtgcaatggcgcaatctctgctcactgcaacctctgtctcctgggcccgagcagttctcctgtctcagcctcctgagtagctgggattacaggcatgcgccaccatgcccggctaatttgtatatttttagtagagctgggagtttcaccatgttggccaggctggtctcgaactcctgacctcaaatgatctgcctgcctcagcctcccaaagtgctgggattacaggcgtgagccactgtgcctggcctgcttttttattttatttatttatttatttttaattttttttttcagacgaagtcttcctctgttgctcaggctggaatgcagtggtgggatctcagctcactgcaacctccacctcccaggtttaagcgattctctcacctcagcctcccaagtagctgagactagttatgtgctaccacacctggctaatttttgtatttttagtagagatgaggtttcaccatattggccaggctggtctcgagctcctgacctcaagtgatccacccgtctaggtctcccaaagtgctgggattataggcatgagccaccacacccagccaaaaattgCTTTTTTAGTCTACTTAAAtgaatccttccttccttctttccttccttcctttctttccctcccccctccctccctccttccttcctttcttccttgcttttctctttttcttttcttccgtCTTTcctttcaagacagggtctcactgtcacccaggctggagtgcagccttgacctcctgggttcaagcaatcctcctgctttagcctcccaagtagctggaactacaggcatgcaccaccatgcttgcctaatgtaaattttttttttgtcaaggcagggtcctgctctgttgtccaggctggactcaacATCGTGGCCTCAAATAATTTTCCTaccttatcctcccaaagtgctataattacaggtgtgagccacctcctACTTATTGAATGTTGATCTTTTGCATTCATTTTAAGAACGTTTGGATGCAGATTGTAGACTAATAACACACATTATAGGGATCACAGGGCTTGGCACATGTATAGTTTGCCACTAAATATTATTAGAATGagcaaatgttatatatattctgtatactaTATCTACATATaggtcaggcttggtggctcacgcttgtaatcccagcacttcgggaggctgaggcaggaggatcacttgagggcaggagtttgagatcagcctggccaacatggtgaaaccccatctctactaaaaatacaaaaagtagctcggcatggtggtacgtgcctgttatcccagctacttgggaggctaaggcaggagaatcgcttgaacacccggaggcagaggttgcagtgagccaagattatgccactgcactccagcctgggcgacagagaaagactctatctcaataaaataaaataaaataaaaccatatatataatatatttaatataatataggttatatatatgtttgtatatgttaCTTGTATTCATTATAGTATACTTATGTTATACATGAAATTCATATATATAGGTTATACATATGTTACTTATATATAACAGATATATATACCTCAGATTATATATGTTACAATACAATTTTTACATATccatatgttatatgtatatacatatgtatgtatgtataacacATACACAGTCTAAACTTTGTGACTTAACACatgattttgtaaaatctggTAATTTTTGGAACATACATTCTCAAATAGATTGTTTCTGTTGTTAAGGCTTGCCTCCACCTCACTGTGTCTGTTCCTTCCTGATCTTTGGGTCAACTGTGATTGCAGGGACTTCACCCTTGTGTTTACTGTATGCTCCGTGGCTTCTACCAGAGGTTCTCACAGGTCAGAGTATTACCATCCAAAAGTCCTTTAGGCACTTCAATCCAGACAAAGCAAAGGCATCAAGATCTGCTGTATGTACTTATATGAAGAAtgtctggtggctcacacctgtagtcccagcactttgggaggccgaggtgagcggatcacttgaggtcaggagttcgagaccaacttgaccaacatggtgaagccctgtctctactaaaattacaaaaataactgggcgtggtggtggaagcctgtaatcccagctactcgggaggctgaggcaagagaattgcttgaacccaggaggcggaggttgcagtgagccgagccaaggttgtgccactgcactgcagcctgggcaatagagaaagactctgtctcaaatatttaaaaaaaaagtccttgtgtgtgtttgtgctggctGGCTAGTGAGCTATTTGTGAAAAGGGTAAGTGTATGGTGTAAGAAGGTGGACATGGACAAATAATGGTTGGTTTTGTCACCGCTAGAGGGTCATGACTGAAAATTGTCCAGGTTCTTGtcattttgaacaaagaactgGACAAATTGCCcagcaaagcaaaaaaaagaatgaagcaacaaaagaatgaaagcagggatttactgaaaatgaaagtacactccataGTGTGGGTTCTAGCCAAGCAGTGGCTCAAGGGCCCAGATACAGAATCTTCTTGGGTTCAAATACCACCTAGAagtttcccattggccacttcatactcacctcatgtaaatgaagtgGTAGCCCACAATCAGTCTGAACGGTTGTGGACAGCAGCcaaccagaggctgaagtgaagttacaaaggtcaCACTTCTGTGCAAACCTCTGATTGGTTGTTTTTTTGCACCAATTGGTTGGCTagggtgaagttacaaagttataatTCTATGCAAATGAAGTATACATAGAAGAAGAAATgggtggaggaggcagagagTTGGCagagaggttgccatgagctgagatcacaccactgcactccagcctgggcgacagagtgaaactccatctcaaaaataaaaaaccaaatccCCAAAAGCAAAGGTCAATTACTGAGAAATACAGTATAACATAGTAAACAATTTCTTAACTAACTTTTTGTAAGCACATTATCTACCAACAATAGCACACTGTATTTGTCTGCTAGGGCTGCCAGAACAAAACACACAGGCTGGGGagacttaaacaatagaaatttattttctgacagtctggaggctggaagtgtaagatcaagatgccagtgaaactgcctttgcaaagttACAATTGAGTAAATTATGGCAGTGAAAgccgactccatcttgcttctaaccttcaagctgtccttgttcattcctaggcataggctgaactaactttgggaaggaattcagtttatggtttgactctgaaataaaattgataatagccctttccctaaaagacccccttcttgcctggggaccagtctgcctttgcaagactaacaaattagctacaagattagaaattacagatTAGGGatcatgcagcctctggctccaagagtccAAACCTCCCCAAATTGTTCTTGGGGATaatatcactattgtaaaacctaagatcagtgcttgtgatattttgcagaccctgcactatATGGATTAGCTGATACCATCCATACCAGTAACCTAGCTCAACCAGTTCTGCcttcccacccaggaacagagaACAGCAAGAAAAAGTCACTtcgggtcaggcgtggtggctcacgcctgtaatcctagcactctgggaggccgaggtgggcggatcacttgaggtcaggagttcgagaccaacctgaccaatgcggcaaaaccccgtctctaataaaaatacaatattagctgggtgtggtgttgcgagcttgtaatcccagctacttgggaggttgaggcaggagaatcgcttgaacctgggagacggaggttgcagtgaggcaagatcgcaccattgcactccagcctggacaacaagagggaagctccatctcaaacaaacaaacacacaggaAAAACTCACTTCGACCCCatatgattccatctccaacctgaccaatcagaactccccacttcccaagcccctacccaccaaattatctttaaaaactctgatccctaaATGCTTGAATGCTCTGGGAGACTGATTTGGGtagtaataaaactccagtctcctgcacaGCCGGCTCTGCATAAATtactttctccattgcaattcccctgtcttgataaattggttctgtctaggcagcgggcaaggtaAGCCCATGGGGTGGTTATAACAGCAGGGTTGGTTTTTTCTGAGtcttctcttcttggcttgcagatgaccCTCCTGCCATGTCGTCATACGGCGTTTTCTCTGTGTCCACTCATCTCTggtgcctctttctttctttctttttctttctttctctctttctttctttttctttctttcttctttctgtctctctctccttccttccttcttctttctttctctctctttcttttctttctttcttcctttctttctttctctttctttctttctttcttcctttcttcctttctttcttccttcttttctttctttcttttttgagacagagtcttgccctgtcacccgggctggagtgcaatggcatgatctcagctcaatgcaacctccgcctcccaggttcaaacgattcttctgcctcagcctcctgagtagctgggattacaggtacccaccaccacacccagctaatttttgtatttttagtaaagacagggtttcaccatgttggccaggctggtctcgaactcctgacctcctgatctgcccacctcggtctcccaaagtgctggaattacaggtgtgagccactgcttccggCCTGCCTTTTTCTTCTCATGGGAACACTGGCCATATTGAATTAGGGTCCCACCTTAAGGGCCTCATTGAATTGAATTACCTCCTAAgaggcctcatctccaaatatagtcacattagggattagagcttcaacatatgaattttggtggCAGGCAGGGGTCACACTTCAGTCCATAACACATCTCATTATTGTAAATCCACAAAGGTGGAGTATTTTGAACAAAACACATAGAATTAGGGGAGCCCCAAACGAATTAATCTCTAAGAATAAAAGTAGGAAGAGTTGACATATTATGTATACATCCCATATCTACTCCTACATGGGGACAATACCTGTGAGCAAGAATATTTGTTGTATTGTTTGTAGAAGAAAAAGGTTTGAAACAACGTAATGACCCAACAGAGGAAGACTTAGTTAAGTTTGGTACACgtgtgaaaagaaat from Pongo abelii isolate AG06213 chromosome 11, NHGRI_mPonAbe1-v2.0_pri, whole genome shotgun sequence carries:
- the LOC129057898 gene encoding small cysteine and glycine repeat-containing protein 9-like; translation: MGCCGCGSCGGCGGCGGGCSGGCGGGCGSCTTCRCYRVGCCSSCCPCCRGCCGGCCSTPVICCCRRTCGSCGCGYGKGCCQQKGCCQRKCCCQKQCCC